One Nitrospirota bacterium genomic window, GGCACCCTCTTTATCTCGGGAACTTCCTTATCTTCCTGGGGATGGCGCTGTTTACTGAGGTATACTGGTTTATTCTCGTCTCCGTACTTGCCTTCTGGCTGTACTACGAGAGGATAATGTTCGCGGAAGAGAAATTCCTGCAAGAAACATTCGGTGATGAATTCCTGGACTGGGCCGGCAAGACACCGGCCTTCGTGCCGAAATTCAGGAATTGGCAGCGGCCCGCGCTGCCGTTTTCCTTCAGGAACGTACTGAAGCGCGAATACTCCGGCTTCTTCGTGATAGTTGCATCGTTTACCTTTATCGAGTTGGCCGGAGAAATGTTCGTGGTCGAGGTTCCAAAGGAAAACGCATTTGAAGATTTGTTCTGGCCGATATTTTTCTTCGTCGGCTTGGTCATATATATGTCGCTGAGGACCTTGAAGAGGAAGACCACACTTTTGGATGTTGATGGCAGATAGGTCCTGCCCGTCGAGCGCATTCGTCCTTAGATGTCCTCCTCTCCGCATCGCCTCCCCCGCACCGCCTCTCCGTATCCGGCGGCCTTTGTGCCCGCCGCCGCATCCTGTATAATCACTTTAGATATGCGTGCTTATGAGAGCTTTGCCGCATGCCTCCCCTTCGGTAGCGCTGTGGCTCTGGCGGTCGGGTAATGGCGCCGGAGGCCGCAGGGGCCCGGGACGGCGTCGTCTTCAGGACCGAGGGCCTTACCAAGGTGTACGAGATGGGCGAGGTGAAGGTCCAGGCCCTGAGGGGGGTGGACCTGGAGCTTTTCTCAGGCGAGCTGGATGTCCTGCTCGGGCCCTCCGGGAGCGGCAAGTCCACGCTCCTGAACATCCTGGGCGGCCTGGACACCGCCACATCGGGCAGGGTCACTTATCGCGGCACGGACCTCACCGAGGCCACCGAGAAGGAGCTCACCGAGTACCGCCGCTTTCACGTGGGCTTCGTGTTTCAGTTCTATAATCTCATACCGA contains:
- a CDS encoding isoprenylcysteine carboxylmethyltransferase family protein; the protein is MGDFGEDLFEGLALAIAFTGLAVRCIVVGCAPRGTSGRNTKGQQAASLNTTGMYSIVRHPLYLGNFLIFLGMALFTEVYWFILVSVLAFWLYYERIMFAEEKFLQETFGDEFLDWAGKTPAFVPKFRNWQRPALPFSFRNVLKREYSGFFVIVASFTFIELAGEMFVVEVPKENAFEDLFWPIFFFVGLVIYMSLRTLKRKTTLLDVDGR